Genomic DNA from Setaria italica strain Yugu1 chromosome V, Setaria_italica_v2.0, whole genome shotgun sequence:
TGTGCATGCTTGCATTCCTCAGGTCGACACCAAGTACTCAAGTAGTCCAGCTCAACACGGAGGGTAAGATCCTACTGAGAAGGAGCTTAGAACACTTTGGAGGAAgctatttcttttgttttgagCTCAAATATACACAACGTGACCTAAATATCAAAGTATATATGtctatgcaattttttttcaaaattattGGGTGTACATCTGTACACCTAGCTAATCACCATGTCCATTAGCTGGATCCACTGttggtatatctaagtgtataacaaagtctatgaatctataGAGGATCTatatttgggatggagggagtagttgacAAATAAGGGACCACACGAAATTCGAAACACGTGGCAACTTAAATCGTTTCTTATGGCTTACATGTGGGCCCAAGGCAACTCAAAAAATACTTTTGATACGTTCTGTTGGGCCGAACTGGGCCGCAGGCAAAACACACCGtcgaaggagagagagagagagagccagagagggGCAGGCAGTCGTAGACAAACACAACGCCTGGAGCCAGCAGCCCTCCGTTCCTTTTCCACCTCTGCTGCTCTGCCTTGCCCCTCCTCCGTCCCCGTCCGTCTCCGCCCAGATCCAGATCCAGGTACGGTCCCTCCTCCCTTCTTAGATAGATCAATCATCGTTTCTGGACCTAGGTGGGGTTGATCCCTCTCCGGATGGCCCTAGTTTGATTATTCCTACTTGGTTGTGGATTGGATTTGTTGGTGGTTCCCTCTGCCTCTTCTGTGCTGAGATTCATATACTAGGCCGGCAAGGCAAGGCAAGCAGGGAGACTGATGTGGATCAAATCAACCATCcatatgcatcttttcttttaattaCATCTAACTAATAACTAGGGATGGTTGCTTTGCTCATTCACCAGGAGAAGGGGGGAAAGAGGAAAGAAAGTGTTGCAACCGAGACAATGGCGGCAGACTCTGGCGCTCGTAGGCAGCCAACCTTCACCAAGGTTGACCAGCTGCGCCCGGGGACCCACGGCCACAACCTCATCGTCAAGGTCGTCGACTCCAAGATGGTCGTCCAGAGGGGCCGCGAGGGAGGGCCCCAGGGCAGGCAGATGAGGATTGCTGAGTGCTTGGTCGGCGATGAAACCGGCATCATCGTCTTCACTGCAAGAAACGACCAAGGTTCTCCTCCTGCCTCACTCATCTCTGTCGTATCTCGTTTTTTTCCCCCCACGTCACTAGATTAGAAGTCTGGAGGGATCTTTCAAATGTCTTTACTCTGCTTAAACTTGCTGGATCTTTGGCCTGAATGTAACACATTATGTATCGGAATCCTGCATATCTCTGTTTGAAAATGCTAGATAGATGTCATGTTATTTATTGCTAATCATTCAGCGCCTACAGCTTCGTTTTCTCCTCCAATCATCAATATCAATATGTACATACGTCTACATGATTTAAGTGTACTTGCCAAATCCAAATAACTGACCGGGTCATTTTCGTAACACCTTCATCATTCGTTCTTTACCTAAGCATTCAGTTTATCAAAGTTCGAGTATGGTTCCTTGTGTGCATTGCGTTGCATATTGGAAGGTAAATGTAGAATTGATGGCTGAAATTGGTATTTTTTTGGCTTGGCAAATTACAGGCCACCCTTTTccctaaaataaaataatgaaaatttTCATGCTTTTTTCATGAGGGTTGCTGATAGCTGTAATCTGTTTGCAACATCATGCTACTTGCCCTGTATCCTGGCTACAATCAGCGCCTAATCTACAGGATCGGGCCTAATTTGCCTCCATCCGAGTAAAGCTATAAGAGCAataaatactttttttttgttggtgtTTGCAGTGGATGTAATGAAGCCTGGAACAACTGTTGAACTGAGGAATGCAAAGATTGACATGTTCAAGGGTTCGATGCGGCTCGCAGTGGACAAGTGGGGAATCGTGAAGGCTGCTGAAAGCCCGGCTGAGTTCACAGCGAAGGAGGACAACAACATGTCCTTGATTGAGTTTGAGCTAGTGACCGTGGTGGAGTGAAAACCTTTTGTGTAGGAGGTGGCATGTCATGTTATGTTGCTGAACCTGTTCGTTGCcactaaaaaaaaataaacaaatcaTGGTTGATGTTATCCTCCTATGCGTTGGAGGTTGACTAGTGATGTTTAGTTATCAAAGTCAACTGGTCCACATCTCTGAGATAGATTGCAGTGTGATGTAGCCCATCACGGTTGGACCTGTTATAATGCCTTGTTGCCTATTTGCTGACGTCGTTGGGTTGCCTATTGCCCTGATGgtttttgttttgctttgcCTTGCCTCGCTGCAACATGACTCGTGGTTCCCGTGTAGAGTTTGTTACGAAGCGCCATACAATCTGCGTTTGAGTTGCTTGTGTGGTGATTGGTGAATGAACTCTAGTACATTGCTGCAGCCGCGGCTGTTGGTTGAATGGAGCTTGGTGCTATAGGTATCGGGTGATCTGAATAGGATGCGCAAATGGGCTATACACGTAATTAAGCAACAGCGAAACCAAAGCACGCCAATTGCAGATGTTCCACAAGGGAAGGGAATACAAGCAATCTGGGTTGGAGTCGAGGATTAACGGTGGTGCCCCTTGACCCTCACGTACCTGCCACACAGCTAGGCTCGTAATCTCTCTGTCCAGGCCAAGCCTTCATGCCGAATATTCTGATCTCTTGATTGTGTAACTTGTTGCTGCTCTCAACTATTCTGATCGGCCAGCCTTGCAGCCTCTCATGGGAAAGGGCTGCATATCTTGCCGGCTCCTATATGCACACCAACATTGCCTCCACTGAACTAAACTGATGCTACCGGAAGGGCTGCTTCTCCTTGCCTCACAAAACTGATGCTACCGGCCATTGCTCACCACCGGCACCATGTTAtttgcctcttttttttttaaccaaaatggcaggagctctgccCTTCATTAAGGAAGAAAATAGAGTTTTATGTTATTTACCTCTTTACTGCTGAAATATTTACTGATGCGATTTGTATCTACTATCTGGACATCTGGTACATGCATGGCTGCACCATTGTTCTGCTGCTTGCCTCTGCCTCTCATATCTGAACATTGGCACCATGCTCTTCATCACAAATATTCCCCATCTTGTGGGTGACTATTCCATTAACTAAACTAACAGGGAAGCATCACGTACAACCACTCATTGGGAAGGGCTGTCCAATCAATAGTTCACCTTCTCATCAAACTACTCGTCAGGCTGATGGGTATTGTATTACTATAACAACTCCATAGTTCTTGCTTCTTGCCTTCACCTCTGCAAGCCTGTACCACTTatgccttctctttcttctttctttgcttTGGTAATCAGGCCAACCTGCAGTACCTAGTACATTCTTATATGCATCTGACGGGCATCATGGCAAggccttcttctttctctatttCTGCACATCGAGCCTGTTCTTCTCTGCACCTAGACATGGGCTTCATCACGGCCGCTGCTCCCTGTCTCTGCAACTGCTGCAACAAAACTTGACATTGCTAATCACCAGGGAAGCTTCTTGCACTACTGCTGTACCTAATCTGTCCTTAATCTTGTGACGACCAAATCTTTTGGAGGACAAATCCTGTGATGATGTGTGCGCGCGTCACGTCCTCCTGTCTTTCCTTTGTTAGAACGAGcttctaggattttttttttaaaacaaaaaaacGAGCTTCTCACCCTCAGAGAACTGGGTTCCCTTGGCTCGGCCAGGGAAGACCATGAGGCACCACGGCACGTGCGCCCCAGCGGCCATGGCAAGGTTAGCTGAAACGAACCGAGATTTCCAAGATAGAAATCTCAATCCCTGCACAGATGTGATAGTCCCAGGAATAAAAGCTATCACGTACAATCTCTATTTCAGCTGATTTCATTTCCATGCAAAGCGTTACAAATCATTTATTACAAATTCGAAGTACATTTAGATAATAACCTATTACAAACTACGAGATTGAATCCACATGGATCAATCCACCAGCAAGGAAAACAACGTCGATCTATCATAGCGTGACAACGAAGCTTGGCGAAGTCCACATCCAAAGGCATCCTTGAGCGCGGTCGTGACCTTATACCATTCCCACCAATCCTGCAAGTCCATCATTCTGCATGCCGCCAGATGCGTGCAAGCCATGGTCAACACCTATGAGCTTCGGCTGGTCCCATATCCACTACTGCGGCAAGGAGTGGAACTTGCTGCCGTAGTATGGTGGAGTAGTGCCGGCTGGCCCCGGAAGCATCTGCTGCAGTGCGCCGGTGTGGCTTGCGCTAGCGCCTGGGGATGTGGAGGCAGAGGCACGAGTGGAGGGTTACTGCACGGGCCGTACTGGACTGGCCAGACCGCGCGCGAACGTCCCGCTGAGGGCATTATATTCCAGGAAGGCTTCCAGGACGGGCGCCGTTACACGGGGTTGACCCCGCTTTCATAGCCGCCCCCATTCCCGTTGTTGAGCCTGCATCGATTCTTGTTGGTTGCAACGCCTCCAAGAGCAGGAAGGGGGGAGATTGGGATAGTACTTACAACTGAAGACACGGAGGTGGTCGTAAGAAGGGTGAACTTAACGTACGCAAAGTGTGTTATTTGGATGTTGAGTTGGATGGCGGTTGAGAATATATGTCGCAGTGTGAAGTGCTTCTACCCAATATGGCGCTGGTATGCTAGGGCCTGAAACATGAGAGCGCACGATATTGTTAGTGGAGTGAATGATGCTTTCGGCTCGACCGTTTTGTGAAGAGGTTTGGGGCACGATATGCGGATGGTGGCGCAATGAGTGAGAAGAAAGATGCGGGTGGAGGAGTTTGACAACTCCTGATTGTTGTCACACTGAATGTCCTTGATGGTGGTGCCAAACTGAGTAGCGATATAACAGAAAAGGTGAAAGAGAGTGTTAAAAGTGTTAGATTTCAGACACAAGGGGAAAGTACAAGGATGGTGCGGATTGTCAGTAGCGA
This window encodes:
- the LOC101778285 gene encoding uncharacterized protein At4g28440; translated protein: MAADSGARRQPTFTKVDQLRPGTHGHNLIVKVVDSKMVVQRGREGGPQGRQMRIAECLVGDETGIIVFTARNDQVDVMKPGTTVELRNAKIDMFKGSMRLAVDKWGIVKAAESPAEFTAKEDNNMSLIEFELVTVVE